In a genomic window of Holophagaceae bacterium:
- a CDS encoding glutamate-1-semialdehyde 2,1-aminomutase: MTNDDLFKEALTHFPGGVSSPVRAFRAVGGTPKFFKRAWECWFEDEDGRTFLDLCMSWGPLILGHANPDVIDAVSESMKEGLTFGAPTRRELALARRIKEMVPFIEKLRFVSSGTEAVMSALRTARGFTKRDRILKFDGCYHGHSDGMLVKAGSGLVTFGEPSSAGVPAAIGELTSVLPLDDFGALTRYFDEHGMNTACVIIEPVPANNGLLLQQLDFLKTLRELCTRHGALLIFDEVISGFRVGPSGAAGLYNVQPDLVTYGKIIGGGMPVGCYGGRKDIMAVVAPDGPVYQAGTLSGNPVAMAAGLATLERLTPAVYADLDHRANLWSKAFERIPGLHCPHIGSLLWPVFQGGVKRADRIETNSITQFNRLHGLMLGQGVYLAPSGYEVAFLSAAHGTEALAKFEQAVAAVAPDFQA, translated from the coding sequence ATGACCAATGACGACCTTTTCAAAGAAGCTCTGACCCACTTCCCCGGCGGCGTCAGCAGCCCGGTGCGGGCCTTCCGCGCGGTGGGCGGCACGCCGAAGTTCTTCAAGCGCGCCTGGGAATGCTGGTTCGAGGACGAGGACGGCAGGACCTTCCTCGACCTGTGCATGTCCTGGGGCCCGCTGATCCTCGGCCACGCGAATCCTGACGTGATCGACGCGGTATCCGAATCCATGAAGGAGGGCCTGACCTTCGGCGCGCCCACGCGGCGGGAATTGGCGCTGGCCCGGCGCATCAAGGAGATGGTGCCATTCATCGAGAAGCTGCGCTTCGTCAGCAGCGGCACCGAAGCGGTGATGAGCGCCCTCCGGACCGCGCGGGGCTTCACCAAGCGCGACCGCATCCTGAAATTCGACGGCTGCTACCACGGCCACAGCGACGGGATGCTCGTGAAGGCCGGCTCGGGTCTGGTGACCTTCGGAGAGCCTTCCTCCGCAGGGGTTCCCGCAGCCATCGGCGAATTGACCTCGGTGCTGCCACTGGACGATTTCGGCGCCTTGACCCGCTATTTCGACGAGCACGGCATGAACACCGCGTGCGTCATCATCGAGCCCGTCCCGGCCAACAACGGGCTGCTGCTCCAGCAACTGGATTTCTTGAAGACCCTCCGGGAACTCTGCACCCGGCACGGCGCGCTGCTCATCTTCGACGAAGTCATCAGCGGCTTCCGGGTGGGGCCGAGCGGAGCGGCGGGGCTCTACAACGTGCAGCCGGACCTCGTGACCTACGGAAAGATCATCGGGGGCGGCATGCCGGTGGGCTGCTATGGGGGGCGCAAGGACATCATGGCCGTGGTGGCGCCGGACGGTCCCGTCTACCAGGCGGGCACGCTGTCGGGCAATCCCGTGGCCATGGCCGCCGGGCTGGCCACCCTCGAAAGGCTGACGCCCGCCGTGTATGCGGATCTCGATCACCGCGCCAATCTCTGGTCCAAGGCGTTCGAGCGGATCCCAGGGCTGCACTGCCCGCACATCGGAAGCCTCCTCTGGCCTGTCTTCCAGGGCGGGGTAAAACGGGCGGACCGCATCGAAACCAACTCCATCACCCAATTCAACCGCCTCCACGGGCTCATGCTGGGCCAGGGAGTCTACCTCGCCCCCAGCGGCTATGAAGTCGCCTTCCTGAGCGCGGCCCATGGAACCGAGGCCCTGGCGAAATTCGAACAGGCCGTGGCCGCCGTGGCTCCGGACTTCCAAGCATGA
- the hemC gene encoding hydroxymethylbilane synthase, translating to MTTPTAIVGTRGSLLAVAQAEFLVKHLESKGFRVDWKRYTTSGDQWLSGPLDESRGSGFFTKELEDALADNTVDLLIHSLKDVSLERPRGVQIACIPAREDCGDWLVMRKDSPKDCLIGTSSVRRERMLQSAFPDARFTWIRGNVPTRVQRVRDGELRGEPLHGTVLAAAGLRRLDLDLSDLEVRALTPEELLPAPGQGALLAETRSDRADLIEALVDLHDPLTARCVKLERALLAGVGGGCQQPLGALAQRQEDGRIRLRGAFAADSGIQRGEAIGEDDAQLVSSVLNQMGLA from the coding sequence ATGACTACACCAACTGCGATCGTCGGGACTCGGGGTTCGCTGCTCGCGGTGGCCCAGGCCGAATTCCTTGTGAAGCACCTGGAGTCCAAGGGCTTCCGGGTCGACTGGAAACGCTACACGACCTCGGGCGACCAGTGGCTGAGCGGACCCCTGGATGAATCCAGAGGTTCCGGGTTCTTCACCAAGGAATTGGAAGACGCCCTGGCGGACAACACCGTGGATCTGCTCATCCACAGCCTGAAGGATGTCTCCCTGGAACGGCCCCGGGGCGTCCAGATCGCCTGCATCCCAGCCCGCGAGGATTGCGGCGATTGGCTGGTGATGCGCAAGGACTCGCCCAAGGACTGTCTGATCGGCACCAGCTCCGTGCGGCGGGAGCGGATGCTCCAAAGCGCCTTCCCCGATGCCAGGTTCACATGGATCCGCGGCAATGTGCCCACGCGGGTCCAGCGCGTGCGCGACGGCGAGCTGCGGGGCGAGCCGCTGCACGGAACCGTGCTCGCGGCTGCGGGCCTGCGGCGCCTCGACCTCGATCTCTCGGATCTGGAGGTCCGGGCCCTGACCCCCGAGGAATTGCTCCCGGCGCCGGGGCAGGGGGCTCTGCTGGCTGAAACACGCAGCGACCGCGCCGACCTCATCGAGGCCCTTGTGGATCTGCACGATCCCCTGACGGCCCGCTGCGTGAAACTTGAACGCGCGCTTCTGGCTGGGGTTGGCGGCGGCTGCCAGCAGCCCCTGGGCGCCCTGGCCCAGCGGCAGGAAGATGGCCGCATCCGGCTCCGCGGGGCCTTCGCGGCGGACTCCGGCATCCAACGGGGCGAAGCCATCGGCGAGGACGACGCCCAACTGGTTTCAAGCGTTCTCAATCAGATGGGGCTCGCGTGA